A single region of the Agromyces sp. Leaf222 genome encodes:
- the murC gene encoding UDP-N-acetylmuramate--L-alanine ligase — MTIKPDLSTSIPSDLGAVHFVGIGGSGMSGIARLFLGAGHRVTGSDVRDSANIGALRDLGAEIAIGHDAANLGDDIDTVVVTGALWQDNPEYQLALSRGLPVLHRSQALAALIAGQRLVSVAGAHGKTTSTGMIVTGLLALDADPTFVNGGVLADLGVSSASGEGELFVVEADESDGSFLLYDTSVALITNVDPDHLDHYGSREAFEQAFVEFADRAREFVVISSDDAGATRVRERLSHERIVTFGEAADATVRVHSVVTEGPVAFAVEYEGETYHARLAIPGHHNAINAAGAFAVLTGLGFDPAAALAGIARFAGTGRRFELHGNVGGVSVYDDYAHHPTEVAAALAAARTVVGEGRIIAVHQPHTYSRTQAFAKEFAEVLEQYADETVVLDVYGAREDPVPGVTGALVSERFADPEHVSFIADWQAAADHTAQIARSGDFVITLGCGDVYRIVPQLLGSLERELG; from the coding sequence GTGACCATCAAGCCCGATCTCTCCACCTCGATCCCGTCCGATCTCGGCGCCGTGCACTTCGTCGGCATCGGGGGCTCGGGCATGAGCGGCATCGCGCGCCTGTTCCTGGGTGCCGGCCACCGGGTCACGGGCTCCGACGTGCGCGACTCGGCGAACATCGGTGCACTTCGCGACCTCGGCGCCGAGATCGCCATCGGGCACGACGCGGCGAACCTCGGCGACGACATCGACACGGTCGTCGTGACGGGCGCACTCTGGCAGGACAACCCCGAGTACCAGCTGGCCCTCTCCCGCGGGCTGCCGGTGCTGCACCGCTCGCAGGCCCTCGCCGCGCTCATCGCGGGCCAGCGGCTCGTGTCGGTCGCGGGCGCGCACGGCAAGACGACCTCGACGGGCATGATCGTCACCGGCCTGCTCGCGCTCGACGCCGATCCCACGTTCGTGAACGGCGGCGTGCTCGCCGACCTGGGCGTCAGCTCGGCATCCGGTGAAGGCGAGCTCTTCGTCGTCGAGGCCGACGAGTCCGACGGCTCCTTCCTGCTCTACGACACCTCGGTGGCGCTCATCACGAACGTCGACCCCGATCACCTCGACCACTACGGCTCGCGCGAGGCCTTCGAGCAGGCGTTCGTCGAGTTCGCCGACCGGGCCCGCGAGTTCGTCGTCATCTCGAGCGACGACGCCGGCGCGACGCGGGTCCGCGAGCGCCTCTCGCACGAGCGCATCGTCACCTTCGGCGAGGCGGCCGACGCCACGGTGCGCGTGCACTCGGTCGTCACCGAGGGGCCGGTCGCATTCGCCGTCGAGTACGAGGGCGAGACCTACCATGCGCGCCTCGCGATTCCCGGACACCACAACGCGATCAATGCGGCCGGCGCGTTCGCCGTGCTCACCGGCCTCGGGTTCGACCCCGCCGCGGCCCTCGCCGGCATCGCGCGGTTCGCGGGCACGGGTCGGCGGTTCGAGCTGCACGGCAACGTCGGCGGGGTGAGCGTCTACGACGACTACGCGCACCACCCGACCGAGGTCGCCGCAGCCCTCGCCGCGGCCCGCACCGTCGTGGGTGAGGGGCGCATCATCGCCGTGCACCAGCCGCACACGTACAGCCGCACGCAGGCCTTCGCGAAGGAGTTCGCGGAGGTGCTCGAACAGTACGCCGACGAGACCGTCGTGCTCGACGTGTACGGCGCGCGCGAAGATCCCGTACCCGGCGTCACGGGTGCGCTCGTCAGCGAGCGGTTCGCCGACCCCGAGCACGTGTCCTTCATCGCCGACTGGCAGGCCGCCGCCGACCACACGGCGCAGATCGCCCGCTCGGGCGACTTCGTCATCACGCTCGGCTGCGGCGACGTCTACCGCATCGTGCCGCAGCTGCTCGGCTCGCTCGAACGCGAGCTCGGGTGA
- a CDS encoding RluA family pseudouridine synthase, whose translation MESRSVPVPDGLEGIRVDQGIAKLLGFSRTQAAEIAAAGGVVLDGRTLDKSDRLRAGGWLEVSWQPPRSVEVVAIPVPDLGIVHDDDDLVVVDKPAGVAAHPSVGWEGPTVVGALAAAGFRISTSGAPERQGIVHRLDAGTSGLMVVAKSERAYTELKRQFHDREVEKVYHTVVQGHPDPLAGTIDAPVGRHPRSEWKFAVVSDGKHAVTHYETLEAFPSASLLEVHLETGRTHQIRVHMAAQRHPCVGDGMYGADPTISARLGLTRQWLHAHRLSLTHPATGDWVTFESDYPADLAAALESLRAD comes from the coding sequence GTGGAGTCGCGTTCCGTCCCCGTCCCCGACGGGCTCGAAGGCATCCGCGTCGATCAGGGCATCGCCAAGCTGCTCGGCTTCTCGCGCACCCAGGCGGCCGAGATCGCCGCGGCCGGGGGAGTCGTGCTCGACGGGCGCACGCTCGACAAGTCCGACCGGCTCCGGGCCGGCGGCTGGCTCGAGGTGAGCTGGCAGCCGCCTCGCTCGGTCGAGGTCGTCGCGATCCCCGTTCCCGACCTCGGCATCGTGCACGACGACGACGACCTCGTCGTGGTCGACAAGCCGGCCGGCGTCGCCGCGCACCCCTCCGTCGGCTGGGAGGGACCGACCGTGGTCGGTGCTCTGGCGGCGGCCGGCTTCCGCATCTCGACGTCGGGTGCTCCCGAGCGTCAGGGCATCGTGCACCGGCTCGACGCCGGAACGAGCGGCCTCATGGTCGTCGCGAAGTCCGAGCGCGCGTACACCGAGCTCAAGCGGCAGTTCCACGATCGCGAGGTCGAGAAGGTCTACCACACGGTCGTGCAGGGGCATCCAGATCCGCTCGCGGGCACGATCGACGCCCCGGTGGGTCGGCATCCGCGGTCCGAATGGAAGTTCGCGGTCGTCTCCGACGGCAAGCACGCGGTGACCCACTACGAGACGCTCGAGGCGTTCCCGTCCGCGTCGCTGCTCGAGGTGCATCTCGAGACCGGCCGCACGCACCAGATCCGGGTGCACATGGCCGCCCAGCGGCATCCGTGCGTCGGCGACGGCATGTACGGCGCCGACCCGACGATCTCGGCGCGACTCGGCCTCACCCGCCAGTGGCTGCACGCGCACCGGCTCTCGCTGACGCACCCCGCCACGGGCGACTGGGTCACGTTCGAGTCGGACTACCCGGCCGACCTCGCGGCGGCGCTCGAATCGCTCCGCGCCGACTGA
- the lspA gene encoding signal peptidase II — protein MEPDRGTKAGTSTALVVLVLGALAVYGLDQLAKFLVVSNLTEGETVPVLGDLLQWHFVRNPGAAFSLASGMTWIFTILAAGVITFIVWFARRIRSKAWGLVFGLLLGGVLGNLTDRLLREPSFGLGHVVDFISTPWMIPAIYNVADMAIVSSMVLFMILTIRGVGLDGSREVKGGATSAGAESADAEKAPAADDAAAGGVRGSDLDRGIDADPEGRAGDQGNVSRTGATSSVSTDQGALSVPVAREA, from the coding sequence TTGGAGCCTGATCGGGGCACGAAGGCCGGAACCTCGACTGCGCTCGTCGTTCTCGTCCTCGGTGCCCTCGCGGTCTACGGGCTCGATCAGCTGGCGAAGTTCCTCGTCGTCTCCAACCTCACCGAGGGCGAGACGGTGCCGGTGCTCGGCGACCTGCTCCAGTGGCACTTCGTGCGGAACCCGGGTGCGGCCTTCTCGCTCGCGAGCGGCATGACCTGGATCTTCACGATCCTGGCCGCCGGCGTCATCACCTTCATCGTCTGGTTCGCCAGGCGCATCCGTTCCAAGGCATGGGGACTCGTCTTCGGGCTCCTGCTGGGCGGCGTGCTCGGCAACCTGACCGACCGCCTCCTTCGCGAGCCGAGCTTCGGACTCGGGCATGTCGTCGACTTCATCTCGACGCCGTGGATGATCCCCGCGATCTACAACGTCGCCGACATGGCGATCGTCTCGAGCATGGTGCTGTTCATGATCCTGACGATCCGCGGCGTCGGGCTCGACGGCTCTCGTGAGGTCAAGGGCGGCGCGACGAGCGCCGGGGCCGAGTCGGCAGATGCCGAGAAGGCGCCCGCAGCCGACGACGCCGCCGCCGGTGGCGTTCGCGGCAGCGACCTCGACCGTGGCATCGACGCCGACCCCGAAGGTCGCGCAGGCGACCAGGGCAACGTCAGCCGCACCGGCGCGACCTCGAGCGTCTCGACCGACCAGGGCGCGCTGAGCGTGCCGGTCGCGCGCGAAGCCTGA
- the murG gene encoding undecaprenyldiphospho-muramoylpentapeptide beta-N-acetylglucosaminyltransferase has translation MTVYLLAGGGTAGHVNPLLAVADRLRERDATAEVLVLGTAEGLEARLVPARGYELLTIAKVPFPRRPNGAAVRFPKRFSQSVADVRSIIAERGVDIVVGFGGYVSTPAYLAARRQGVPVAIHEANARPGLANRLGARWAETVGVAFSGTPLRHAEVVGMPLRREIEQLDRAVLRQPAAEFFGLDAERPVLLATGGSLGARRINRTMTASAEALTAAGWQVLHITGANSDVTDPGLADYRMLEYADRMDLALSVADLAVSRAGAATVSELAALGIPSVLVPYPVGNGEQRFNAADVVEAGGGILVDDAEFTPEWVGEHVLPLLADEQRVGRMAVAAASVGRRDGTDRMLDLIEAALGADADGTVADA, from the coding sequence ATGACCGTCTACCTGCTGGCCGGCGGCGGAACCGCCGGCCACGTGAACCCCCTGCTCGCGGTCGCAGACCGCCTGCGCGAGCGCGATGCGACGGCCGAGGTGCTCGTCCTCGGCACGGCCGAGGGCCTCGAGGCGAGGCTCGTGCCCGCCCGCGGCTACGAGTTGCTCACCATCGCCAAGGTGCCGTTCCCGCGCCGCCCGAACGGTGCAGCGGTGCGGTTCCCGAAGCGGTTCAGTCAATCGGTCGCCGACGTGCGCTCGATCATCGCCGAGCGAGGCGTCGACATCGTGGTCGGCTTCGGCGGCTACGTCTCGACGCCCGCCTACCTCGCGGCCCGCCGCCAGGGCGTGCCCGTCGCGATCCACGAGGCCAACGCGCGGCCCGGACTCGCGAACCGCCTCGGCGCGCGCTGGGCCGAGACCGTCGGCGTGGCGTTCAGCGGCACCCCGCTCCGGCACGCCGAGGTGGTCGGCATGCCCCTCCGCCGCGAGATCGAGCAGCTCGACCGCGCCGTGCTGCGCCAGCCCGCCGCGGAGTTCTTCGGCCTCGACGCCGAGCGGCCCGTGCTGCTCGCGACCGGCGGATCCCTCGGCGCCCGCCGCATCAACCGCACGATGACCGCATCCGCCGAGGCGCTGACCGCGGCCGGCTGGCAGGTGCTGCACATCACCGGGGCGAACTCCGACGTCACCGATCCCGGTCTCGCCGACTACCGCATGCTCGAGTACGCCGACCGAATGGACCTCGCCCTCTCGGTCGCCGACCTCGCCGTCTCCCGCGCCGGAGCGGCCACCGTGAGCGAACTCGCCGCCCTCGGCATCCCGTCGGTGCTCGTGCCCTACCCGGTCGGCAACGGCGAGCAGCGATTCAACGCGGCCGACGTGGTCGAGGCGGGCGGCGGCATCCTCGTCGACGATGCCGAGTTCACGCCCGAGTGGGTGGGCGAGCACGTGCTGCCGCTCCTCGCCGACGAGCAGCGGGTCGGTCGCATGGCGGTCGCCGCGGCATCCGTCGGTCGGCGCGACGGCACCGATCGCATGCTCGACCTCATCGAGGCGGCCCTCGGCGCGGATGCCGACGGCACCGTCGCGGACGCGTAA
- a CDS encoding cell division protein SepF, which yields MSNPLKKTMVYLGLADEEFEAEPRESPAAATPVVHAAPAPKTGAAVTPLRKNHIQPSTPQAEMNEILTVHPRQYRDAQVIAESFREGVPVIINLSQMSDGDARRLIDFASGLSQGLHGKIERVTSKVFLLSPSHVVVSGETGEAEGDVDASFFTHA from the coding sequence ATGTCCAACCCGCTCAAGAAGACCATGGTCTACCTCGGCCTCGCGGACGAGGAGTTCGAGGCCGAGCCCCGAGAGTCGCCCGCAGCGGCGACACCGGTCGTGCATGCTGCGCCGGCACCCAAGACCGGTGCGGCCGTCACGCCGCTCCGCAAGAACCACATTCAACCGAGCACACCGCAGGCGGAGATGAACGAGATCCTCACCGTGCACCCGCGTCAGTACCGCGACGCGCAGGTCATCGCCGAGTCCTTCCGCGAGGGAGTACCGGTCATCATCAACCTCTCGCAGATGTCCGATGGAGACGCGCGCCGATTGATCGACTTCGCCAGCGGCCTCTCGCAGGGCCTGCACGGCAAGATCGAGCGCGTCACGAGCAAGGTCTTCCTGCTCTCGCCGTCGCACGTCGTGGTCTCGGGGGAGACCGGTGAAGCCGAAGGCGACGTCGACGCGTCGTTCTTCACGCACGCGTAG
- the ftsZ gene encoding cell division protein FtsZ translates to MSTNQNYLAVIKVVGIGGGGVNAVNRMIELGLRGVEFIAINTDAQALLMSDADVKLDVGRDLTRGLGAGADPEVGRRAAEDHAEEIEEALAGADMVFVTAGEGGGTGTGGAPVVARIAKSIGALTIGVVTKPFGFEGKRRQTQAEQGVARLKEEVDTLIVVPNDRLLEISDRGISMLEAFATADQVLLAGVQGITDLITTPGLINLDFADVKSVMQGAGSALMGIGSSRGADRAIKAAELAVASPLLEASIDGAHGVLLSIQGGSNLGIFEINDAARLVQEAVHPEANIIFGAVIDDTLGDEVRVTVIAAGFDGGEPGAKPVEVRREQLVPAAVSIGAGVGASSAGGGSVGGADSADVIGEIDIDELVETANWGGPETSTADQIVSDPAFDADDDDLDIPDFLK, encoded by the coding sequence ATGTCGACTAACCAGAACTACCTCGCCGTCATCAAGGTGGTCGGTATCGGCGGCGGCGGCGTCAACGCCGTCAACCGCATGATCGAGCTCGGCCTCCGCGGCGTCGAGTTCATCGCGATCAACACCGATGCACAGGCGCTGCTCATGAGCGACGCCGACGTCAAGCTCGACGTCGGCCGCGACCTCACCCGCGGACTCGGCGCCGGCGCCGACCCCGAGGTCGGCCGTCGCGCAGCCGAAGACCACGCCGAAGAGATCGAAGAGGCGCTGGCCGGTGCCGACATGGTCTTCGTCACCGCCGGAGAGGGCGGCGGCACCGGCACCGGCGGCGCACCCGTGGTCGCCCGCATCGCGAAGTCGATCGGCGCCCTCACCATCGGTGTCGTCACCAAGCCCTTCGGCTTCGAGGGCAAGCGCCGCCAGACCCAGGCCGAGCAGGGCGTCGCACGCCTGAAGGAAGAGGTCGACACCCTCATCGTGGTGCCGAACGACCGCCTGCTCGAGATCAGCGACCGCGGCATCTCGATGCTCGAGGCGTTCGCCACGGCCGACCAGGTGCTCCTCGCCGGTGTGCAGGGCATCACCGACCTCATCACGACACCCGGCCTCATCAACCTTGACTTCGCCGACGTCAAGTCGGTCATGCAGGGCGCGGGCTCCGCGCTCATGGGCATCGGCTCGTCCCGGGGCGCCGATCGCGCCATCAAGGCGGCCGAGCTCGCCGTCGCGAGCCCGCTCCTCGAGGCCTCGATCGACGGCGCCCACGGCGTGCTGCTCTCGATCCAGGGCGGATCGAACCTCGGCATCTTCGAGATCAACGACGCCGCCAGGCTCGTGCAGGAGGCCGTGCACCCCGAGGCCAACATCATCTTCGGTGCCGTCATCGACGACACGCTCGGCGACGAGGTGCGGGTCACGGTCATCGCCGCCGGCTTCGACGGCGGAGAGCCGGGCGCCAAGCCCGTCGAGGTGCGTCGCGAGCAGCTCGTGCCCGCCGCGGTCTCGATCGGTGCGGGCGTCGGTGCGTCCTCGGCCGGCGGCGGCTCGGTCGGCGGCGCCGACTCGGCGGACGTCATCGGCGAGATCGACATCGACGAGCTCGTGGAGACCGCGAACTGGGGCGGGCCTGAGACCTCGACGGCCGACCAGATCGTCTCCGACCCGGCCTTCGACGCCGACGACGACGACCTCGACATCCCCGACTTCCTGAAGTGA
- a CDS encoding FtsQ-type POTRA domain-containing protein produces MARATRDRRRYERAEVRRFTVRTRRRRLAWGIALGAIGLLVAAVLIGAYSPLMALRVVRVEGASRVPAAEVEAAFEPILGTPLALIDRSGVQKAMSGFPLIETYQTEAVPPDTLVVRIVERTPVGVIEADDGLVLVDAAGVVMDRPEARPDGQPVITVEGGVAGDGFRAVAGVVRSLPAEIRMQVTAASAETADDVTLQIGDARVVWGSAEDSGLKADVLDDLMRAAPPGSVSLYDVSAPMSPVTM; encoded by the coding sequence TTGGCGAGGGCCACACGCGATCGACGTCGGTACGAGCGCGCCGAGGTGCGCCGGTTCACGGTTCGCACGAGGCGGCGCAGGCTGGCCTGGGGCATCGCGCTCGGCGCGATCGGGCTGCTCGTCGCCGCGGTGCTGATCGGCGCCTACTCGCCGCTCATGGCGTTGCGAGTGGTGCGCGTCGAGGGCGCGTCGAGGGTTCCCGCCGCCGAGGTCGAGGCCGCGTTCGAGCCCATCCTCGGCACGCCGCTCGCCCTCATCGACCGCTCGGGGGTGCAGAAGGCGATGTCCGGGTTCCCGCTCATCGAGACCTACCAGACCGAGGCCGTTCCCCCCGACACGCTGGTGGTGCGCATCGTGGAGCGCACGCCCGTCGGGGTGATCGAGGCCGACGACGGCCTCGTGCTCGTCGACGCGGCGGGCGTGGTCATGGACCGACCGGAGGCCAGGCCCGACGGCCAGCCCGTCATCACGGTCGAAGGGGGAGTGGCGGGCGACGGCTTCCGCGCCGTCGCGGGCGTTGTGCGAAGCCTGCCCGCCGAGATCCGGATGCAGGTGACGGCCGCCTCGGCGGAGACGGCCGACGACGTGACGCTCCAGATCGGCGATGCCCGCGTCGTGTGGGGCAGCGCCGAGGACTCGGGCCTGAAGGCCGACGTGCTCGACGACCTCATGCGGGCGGCGCCTCCGGGATCGGTGTCCCTGTACGATGTCTCAGCGCCGATGAGTCCGGTCACGATGTGA
- a CDS encoding DivIVA domain-containing protein, whose protein sequence is MALTPEDVVNKRFQATKFREGYDQDEVDDFLDEVVVELRRLNQENEELRQRVSAAEARAAEAAKTAASAPAAAVQPTYAEPVPQPATVAVAVPAPAVQSELDEQTSTTNLLQLARRLHEEHVREGIEKRDALIAEGHATAARVVAEAEAKQRAQIGVLDQERQALEKRVDGLRLFEREYRQKLKSYIEGQLRDLDTAAPVQVPDNQGFAAQSGISNEQAHTPTFQGFGA, encoded by the coding sequence ATGGCGCTAACTCCGGAAGATGTGGTCAACAAGCGCTTCCAGGCGACGAAGTTCCGCGAGGGATACGACCAGGACGAGGTCGATGACTTCCTCGACGAGGTCGTCGTCGAGCTTCGTCGACTGAATCAGGAGAACGAAGAGCTGCGTCAGCGCGTCTCGGCCGCCGAAGCGCGCGCCGCAGAGGCCGCGAAGACGGCGGCGTCCGCACCGGCGGCAGCCGTGCAGCCCACGTACGCAGAGCCGGTGCCGCAGCCCGCGACCGTGGCCGTCGCCGTGCCCGCTCCGGCCGTGCAGTCCGAGCTCGACGAGCAGACCAGCACGACCAACCTGCTGCAGCTCGCTCGCCGACTCCACGAGGAGCACGTGCGAGAGGGCATCGAGAAGCGCGACGCGCTCATCGCCGAGGGCCACGCCACTGCTGCCCGCGTGGTCGCAGAGGCCGAGGCCAAGCAGCGCGCCCAGATCGGGGTGCTCGACCAGGAGCGCCAGGCGCTCGAGAAGCGCGTCGACGGGCTCCGTCTCTTCGAGCGCGAGTACCGCCAGAAGCTGAAGAGCTACATCGAGGGTCAGCTGCGCGACCTCGACACGGCTGCTCCGGTGCAGGTCCCCGACAACCAGGGCTTCGCGGCCCAGTCGGGCATCTCGAACGAGCAGGCGCACACGCCCACCTTCCAGGGCTTTGGAGCCTGA
- a CDS encoding YggT family protein, translated as MSVVWSILYSLLVIYFFVMWARFVLDLIRTFNRSWRPQGGWLVVVELVYTVTDPLVRLFRRLIPPIRIGQVALDLGWSLAMLVVIVAMTVVSWLAAVA; from the coding sequence TTGTCCGTCGTCTGGAGCATCCTCTACTCGCTGCTCGTCATCTATTTCTTCGTGATGTGGGCGCGCTTCGTCCTCGACCTGATCCGAACCTTCAACCGCTCCTGGCGGCCCCAGGGCGGATGGCTGGTCGTGGTCGAGCTCGTGTACACCGTCACGGACCCGCTCGTGCGCCTGTTCAGGCGGTTGATTCCGCCGATCCGCATCGGGCAGGTCGCCCTCGACCTCGGATGGTCGCTGGCGATGCTCGTGGTCATCGTCGCCATGACGGTGGTGTCGTGGCTCGCGGCCGTCGCCTGA
- a CDS encoding YggS family pyridoxal phosphate-dependent enzyme has product MTEERSAGVDDLRARLQAVAARVGEAARLADRDPTGIRTIVVTKFHPAMLVRDLAALGVQDVGENRHQEAQAKARELDDLALRWHFIGQLQTKKARQVRAYASAVHSIDRPALVDALRSDEASLDCFVQVNLTDDPGRGGVAPSELDALVEHVLAAPGLELRGLMAVAPLDEPARPAFARVRELSERVVLPLAPKASGLSMGMSHDLEDAVAEGATHLRIGTAITGNRPIAG; this is encoded by the coding sequence GTGACCGAGGAGCGCTCCGCAGGAGTCGACGACCTGCGAGCGCGACTCCAGGCCGTCGCCGCGCGCGTCGGCGAGGCCGCACGCCTCGCCGACCGCGACCCGACCGGCATTCGCACGATCGTCGTGACCAAGTTCCATCCAGCGATGCTCGTGCGCGACCTCGCCGCACTCGGCGTGCAGGATGTCGGCGAGAACCGGCACCAGGAGGCGCAGGCCAAGGCCCGCGAACTCGACGACCTCGCGCTGCGCTGGCATTTCATCGGCCAGCTGCAGACCAAGAAGGCGCGACAGGTCCGTGCGTACGCCTCGGCGGTCCACTCGATCGACCGGCCGGCGTTGGTCGACGCGCTGCGCTCGGACGAGGCCTCGCTCGACTGCTTCGTGCAGGTGAACCTCACCGACGATCCGGGTCGCGGCGGCGTCGCGCCGTCCGAGCTCGACGCGCTCGTCGAGCACGTGCTCGCGGCGCCCGGACTCGAGCTGCGGGGCCTGATGGCCGTCGCGCCGCTCGACGAGCCCGCTCGACCGGCGTTCGCGCGAGTGCGCGAACTGTCGGAACGCGTCGTGCTGCCGCTCGCACCCAAGGCCTCCGGGCTGTCGATGGGCATGAGCCACGATCTCGAGGATGCCGTCGCCGAAGGCGCGACACACCTGCGGATCGGCACGGCAATCACGGGCAATCGGCCCATCGCCGGTTAG
- the ftsW gene encoding putative lipid II flippase FtsW, which yields MATPPRTTPPRTNPTPETERGGVAARIRLGRVFRVESKDYVLLLSTVVFLVLFGLVMVLSSSTVESRLEDGGFFDQAARQGTFALIGVPLMLIASRMPERFWLWLAWPLLGAACAMQVLVVATPLGIEVGGNTNWLALGPIQFQPSELIKVALVIWLGLIVTKKQAYLGDLGKGVMPILLVGGGAIGLVLLGGDLGTVMIMGAMLLGTLFLIGVRFRLLLPPVLLSAAVFVIVAVSSDNRMRRISAFLQENCEQGSGDDCWQIQHGRFALANGGIFGVGLGNSTAKWSWLPAADNDFIFAIIGEELGLIGAIVVIALFVLLAVAFARVLRAAQTPFAKTVTAAVMVWVIGQACVNIGVVLGVFPVLGVPLPLVSAGGTALVTTLFAIGVVLSVARDPAATARAAARAAARSNSRAAAGRTR from the coding sequence ATGGCGACTCCGCCCCGCACGACGCCGCCCCGCACGAACCCGACGCCGGAGACTGAGCGCGGGGGCGTCGCCGCCCGCATCCGGCTCGGTCGGGTCTTCCGCGTCGAGTCGAAGGACTACGTGCTGCTGCTCAGCACGGTCGTGTTCCTCGTGCTGTTCGGGCTCGTGATGGTGCTCTCGTCATCGACCGTCGAATCCCGCCTCGAGGACGGCGGATTCTTCGACCAGGCGGCCAGGCAGGGCACGTTCGCGCTCATCGGCGTTCCGTTGATGCTCATCGCGAGCCGCATGCCCGAGCGCTTCTGGCTCTGGCTCGCCTGGCCGCTGCTCGGGGCGGCTTGTGCGATGCAGGTGCTCGTGGTGGCCACGCCCCTCGGCATCGAGGTGGGCGGCAACACGAACTGGCTCGCCCTCGGGCCGATCCAGTTCCAGCCGTCGGAGCTCATCAAGGTCGCGCTCGTCATCTGGCTCGGGCTGATCGTCACGAAGAAGCAGGCCTACCTCGGCGACCTCGGCAAGGGCGTGATGCCGATCCTCCTCGTCGGCGGCGGGGCGATCGGCCTGGTGCTCCTCGGCGGCGACCTCGGCACCGTCATGATCATGGGGGCGATGCTGCTCGGCACGCTGTTCCTCATCGGGGTCCGGTTCCGGCTGCTGCTGCCGCCCGTGCTGCTGAGCGCCGCGGTGTTCGTGATCGTCGCGGTCTCGAGCGACAACCGCATGCGACGCATCAGCGCCTTCCTCCAGGAGAACTGCGAGCAGGGCTCCGGCGACGACTGCTGGCAGATCCAGCACGGGCGCTTCGCCCTGGCCAACGGCGGGATCTTCGGCGTCGGCCTGGGCAACTCCACGGCGAAGTGGTCGTGGCTGCCCGCCGCCGACAACGACTTCATCTTCGCGATCATCGGCGAGGAACTCGGCCTGATCGGGGCGATCGTCGTCATCGCCCTGTTCGTGCTGCTTGCCGTCGCGTTCGCGCGCGTGCTGCGTGCGGCGCAGACGCCCTTCGCGAAGACCGTCACGGCGGCGGTCATGGTGTGGGTCATCGGCCAGGCATGTGTCAACATCGGTGTCGTGCTTGGTGTCTTCCCCGTTCTCGGCGTTCCGCTTCCGCTCGTCTCCGCGGGCGGTACCGCCCTCGTGACGACCCTCTTCGCGATCGGCGTCGTGCTGTCCGTCGCGCGGGACCCCGCGGCGACCGCTCGAGCCGCCGCCCGTGCGGCCGCCCGCTCGAACTCCCGCGCCGCGGCCGGGCGCACGCGATGA